In Clostridium swellfunianum, a genomic segment contains:
- a CDS encoding O-methyltransferase, with product MSGITYDYMEQYIRSLIPDSNNILKELEEYAKENSVPIIQKEVGKFLELMINIKRPVKILELGTAIGYSAILMQLSSNNTTTITTIERNKDMVNIACDNISKYGFQDKIKVLEGDCLEVLEKLEGKYDFIFMDAGKGHYNHFLPQCLRLLNGDGVIVADNVLFKGMVASKELLKRRKITIVKRMKSYLEMVSNSKELITSVIPMGDGIAVTTRRHNNE from the coding sequence ATGAGTGGAATAACTTATGATTATATGGAACAGTATATTAGGAGTTTAATACCAGATAGTAATAATATACTTAAGGAATTAGAAGAGTACGCAAAAGAAAATTCTGTTCCTATAATTCAAAAAGAAGTAGGAAAGTTCCTTGAGCTTATGATAAACATAAAAAGACCCGTTAAGATATTAGAGCTTGGCACTGCTATAGGATACTCTGCAATACTTATGCAGCTTAGCTCAAATAATACTACTACCATTACTACTATTGAAAGAAATAAGGATATGGTAAATATAGCATGCGACAATATATCTAAATATGGCTTTCAAGACAAGATTAAGGTTTTAGAAGGAGATTGTCTTGAAGTTTTAGAAAAACTAGAAGGAAAGTATGATTTTATTTTTATGGATGCTGGAAAGGGACATTATAATCATTTTCTGCCTCAATGCTTGAGACTGCTCAATGGAGACGGAGTAATTGTTGCTGATAATGTTTTATTTAAGGGCATGGTAGCATCAAAAGAGCTCCTTAAACGAAGAAAAATAACCATTGTGAAGCGTATGAAGTCATATTTGGAGATGGTGTCCAACAGTAAAGAGCTTATAACTTCAGTCATACCTATGGGGGACGGCATTGCAGTAACTACGAGGAGGCATAATAATGAATAA
- the mltG gene encoding endolytic transglycosylase MltG, producing MKKKIILFVIIIGVFAGIGYKIYSDAMGIIHHPFIMDEKNVEVTVKKGDTLSGVINSLYENKKIGNSYLIKWYIKKQNLDTNIKPGVYTFPKDIALEMFIKGLGEGKYNENAVKVTIPEGYGVEQIAKLLQDKGIIDKDKFIQSIKEYALPNYIKKDSNRRYSLEGYLFPDTYELIKGMKGKEIIDIMIKKFDSVIATIQSEAGNKIVDGELDKIVTLASLVERETEAVEERVIVSSVLYNRLKEKMPLQIDATVEYALGIHKTIYTYKDLEIQNPYNTYVVPALPAGPICSPGKASLKAALEPASTKYIYYVAKFDGTKTHFFSDNYNTFLKDKNVSQANYAKMNK from the coding sequence ATGAAAAAGAAAATTATTCTTTTTGTTATTATCATAGGAGTATTTGCCGGCATAGGGTATAAAATATACTCCGATGCTATGGGAATTATTCATCATCCATTTATAATGGATGAAAAAAATGTAGAAGTAACAGTAAAAAAGGGTGACACCTTATCAGGAGTCATTAATTCCTTATATGAAAATAAGAAAATAGGGAATTCCTATTTAATAAAGTGGTATATAAAAAAGCAGAATCTCGATACTAATATAAAACCTGGTGTATATACTTTTCCTAAGGATATAGCTTTAGAAATGTTCATTAAAGGACTTGGTGAAGGAAAATATAATGAAAACGCTGTTAAAGTCACTATACCTGAGGGGTACGGTGTTGAACAAATTGCTAAATTGCTTCAGGATAAGGGAATCATAGATAAAGATAAATTTATTCAGAGCATTAAAGAGTATGCTTTGCCCAATTATATAAAAAAGGATTCAAACAGAAGATATTCACTGGAGGGATATCTGTTTCCAGATACCTATGAGCTTATTAAGGGTATGAAAGGAAAAGAAATAATAGATATCATGATTAAAAAGTTTGATTCTGTTATAGCAACTATTCAATCTGAAGCAGGGAATAAGATAGTTGATGGAGAATTAGATAAAATTGTGACTTTGGCGTCCTTGGTTGAACGTGAAACAGAAGCAGTAGAAGAAAGAGTAATAGTTTCATCAGTATTATATAATAGACTAAAGGAAAAAATGCCACTCCAGATAGATGCAACTGTAGAGTATGCCTTAGGTATACATAAGACCATATATACATATAAGGATTTAGAGATACAAAATCCTTATAACACTTATGTTGTACCTGCACTTCCAGCGGGGCCTATATGCAGTCCCGGAAAAGCTTCATTAAAAGCTGCTTTAGAACCAGCTTCTACAAAGTATATTTATTATGTTGCAAAATTTGATGGCACTAAGACCCATTTTTTTTCAGACAATTACAATACTTTTTTAAAGGATAAAAATGTTTCACAGGCAAACTATGCTAAGATGAACAAATAA
- the typA gene encoding translational GTPase TypA, whose product MELFTRNDIRNVAIIAHVDHGKTTLVDALLRQSNVFRTNEKLQERVMDSNDLEKERGITILSKNTAVMHNGVKINIVDTPGHADFGGEVERVLKMVDSVLLVVDAYEGTMPQTKFVLKKALELKLKPIVVINKIDRPDARAHEVIDEVFDLFVELGADDSQLDFQIIYCSAKEGIAKIEIEDESTNMDPLFDMIIKKVKAPAGYIDQPLQMLVTTLDSSEYVGKIAIGKIERGTVRKNQQVALIRRDGTINNVKVSNLYVFQGLKKEDVEEAKLGDIIAVSGIPDINIGETISDISNPEAIPFVEIDEPTLAMNFMVNDSPFAGREGDYVTSRHLRDRLYKEIQTNVSLRVEETDSADCFKVSGRGELHLSILIETMRREGYEFQVSKPTVIFKEENGAVLEPIEKLTIDVPEEFMGVVMEKMGPRKAEMVNMTSAINGYTRLEFVVPSRGIIGFRNEFMTDTKGNGIMNHVLEGYDKYRGDIPERSRGSIVVFETGEAVTYGLYNAQERGTLFIGPGTDVYEGMIAGECSRSGDVEVNVCKKKHLSNTRASGSDDALKLTPVKPMSLEQCLEFVASDELVEITPKTVRMRKKILNTELRKKANNRK is encoded by the coding sequence ATGGAATTATTCACAAGAAATGATATAAGAAATGTTGCTATTATTGCACACGTAGATCACGGTAAAACCACACTTGTTGATGCATTATTAAGGCAAAGCAATGTTTTTAGAACCAATGAAAAGCTTCAAGAAAGAGTAATGGATTCTAATGATCTTGAAAAGGAAAGAGGAATCACTATACTTTCAAAGAATACTGCTGTTATGCATAATGGAGTTAAGATCAATATCGTTGATACGCCAGGACACGCTGACTTTGGTGGAGAAGTTGAAAGAGTTTTAAAAATGGTAGACAGCGTTCTTTTAGTTGTTGATGCTTATGAGGGAACAATGCCTCAAACAAAATTTGTTTTAAAGAAGGCGTTAGAATTAAAGCTTAAGCCTATTGTTGTAATTAATAAAATTGATAGGCCTGATGCCAGAGCGCATGAAGTTATTGATGAAGTATTTGACTTATTTGTAGAATTAGGAGCTGATGATTCACAGCTTGACTTCCAGATTATATACTGCTCTGCTAAAGAGGGTATAGCCAAAATTGAAATCGAAGACGAAAGTACTAACATGGATCCTTTATTTGATATGATTATTAAAAAGGTAAAAGCTCCAGCAGGATATATAGATCAGCCTCTTCAAATGTTAGTTACTACATTAGATTCAAGTGAATACGTAGGTAAAATTGCTATTGGTAAAATTGAAAGAGGAACTGTTAGGAAAAATCAACAGGTTGCCCTTATTAGAAGAGATGGAACTATAAACAATGTGAAAGTATCAAACCTATACGTGTTCCAAGGGCTTAAAAAAGAAGATGTAGAGGAAGCAAAGCTTGGAGATATAATAGCTGTTTCTGGAATTCCTGATATAAATATAGGAGAAACAATTTCAGATATAAGTAATCCAGAAGCAATTCCTTTTGTAGAAATTGATGAACCAACACTTGCTATGAATTTTATGGTAAATGATTCCCCTTTTGCAGGAAGGGAAGGCGATTATGTTACTTCAAGACATTTAAGAGACAGGCTTTATAAGGAAATTCAAACTAATGTAAGTTTAAGAGTAGAAGAAACAGACTCTGCAGACTGCTTTAAGGTTAGTGGAAGAGGAGAACTTCATCTTTCAATTCTTATAGAAACAATGAGAAGAGAAGGCTACGAGTTCCAAGTATCTAAGCCTACTGTAATATTTAAGGAAGAAAACGGAGCAGTGCTTGAACCAATTGAGAAGCTTACAATAGACGTCCCAGAAGAATTCATGGGAGTTGTTATGGAAAAGATGGGACCTAGAAAAGCTGAAATGGTTAATATGACATCAGCTATAAATGGTTATACTAGGCTTGAATTTGTAGTTCCATCAAGAGGGATAATTGGTTTTAGAAACGAATTTATGACTGATACTAAAGGTAATGGAATAATGAACCATGTACTTGAGGGATATGATAAGTACAGAGGAGATATTCCAGAGAGAAGCAGAGGTTCAATAGTTGTATTTGAAACTGGAGAAGCTGTTACTTATGGGTTATACAATGCTCAAGAGAGGGGAACTCTCTTTATAGGACCTGGTACTGACGTTTACGAAGGTATGATTGCTGGTGAATGCTCAAGATCTGGTGATGTAGAGGTTAATGTATGCAAGAAAAAACATCTTTCAAATACAAGAGCTTCAGGGTCAGATGATGCTTTAAAACTTACTCCTGTAAAACCGATGTCTTTAGAACAATGTCTTGAATTTGTAGCATCAGATGAGCTAGTTGAAATAACTCCTAAAACAGTAAGAATGAGAAAGAAAATACTTAATACAGAGCTTAGAAAAAAAGCTAATAACAGAAAATAG
- a CDS encoding ribonuclease J has protein sequence MKKEKDKVRIIPLGGVNEIGKNLTVIEYKDDIVVIDCGLRFPDEEMFGIDIVIPDISYLLKNKDKVRGIFLTHGHEDHIGALPYVLKQLNVPVYGTKLTLGIVESKLKEHGLLNTVELVRISPKDVVKLDNISVEFIKTNHSIADSVAIAVHTPLGVVLHTGDFKIDYTPIDGMVADLPRFAELGRKGVLAMMADSTNVERPGYTMSESTVGETFEKIFTQAKGRIIVATFASNIHRIQQIITAASKYGRKVAVSGRSMENIVAVAAELGYINAEKDILIGIDYINKYNDNQIVIITTGSQGEPMSALTRMAASEHRKVNISPGDTVIISATPIPGNEKFVSRVINQLFKKGADVIYEALADVHVSGHACQEELKLMHTLVKPKFFIPVHGEYRHLKQHAELATKLGLASENIAIVDIGDVIELTRNSIKKNGTVMAGQVFVDGLGVGDVGNIVLRDRKHLSQDGILTVVVTIEKESGSVIAGPDIISRGFVYVRESENLMEEARLLVRDTLRECEEKHITEWAPMKSNIKETLRVFLYEKTKRKPMILPIIMEI, from the coding sequence ATGAAAAAAGAAAAGGATAAAGTTCGAATAATTCCTTTAGGCGGAGTTAACGAAATTGGCAAGAATTTAACTGTAATTGAATATAAAGATGATATTGTAGTTATAGACTGTGGTCTCAGGTTTCCTGACGAAGAAATGTTCGGAATAGATATTGTAATTCCAGATATAAGTTATTTACTTAAGAATAAAGATAAAGTAAGAGGGATTTTTCTAACTCATGGACATGAGGATCATATAGGGGCTCTGCCTTACGTTCTAAAACAGCTTAATGTACCTGTGTATGGTACGAAACTTACTCTTGGTATTGTAGAGTCAAAACTTAAGGAACATGGATTATTGAATACTGTAGAGCTTGTGCGAATCAGTCCTAAAGACGTTGTTAAGCTCGACAATATATCTGTAGAATTCATAAAAACAAACCACAGCATAGCAGATTCAGTTGCAATAGCAGTACATACGCCGCTTGGTGTTGTTCTACATACTGGCGACTTTAAAATCGATTATACCCCAATTGATGGAATGGTAGCAGATTTGCCTAGATTTGCCGAGCTTGGTAGAAAAGGTGTCTTAGCAATGATGGCAGATAGTACCAATGTTGAAAGACCAGGTTATACTATGTCTGAAAGCACAGTGGGAGAAACCTTTGAAAAGATATTTACTCAGGCAAAAGGCAGAATAATTGTAGCTACCTTTGCATCAAATATTCATAGGATTCAGCAGATAATAACTGCAGCAAGCAAGTATGGCAGAAAAGTTGCTGTTTCAGGTAGAAGTATGGAAAACATAGTAGCTGTAGCAGCTGAATTGGGGTATATTAATGCTGAAAAAGATATTCTGATTGGAATAGACTATATTAATAAATATAATGATAATCAGATTGTAATCATAACTACAGGAAGTCAGGGGGAACCTATGTCAGCTTTGACAAGAATGGCAGCATCTGAGCACAGAAAAGTAAATATTTCGCCAGGTGATACAGTAATAATTTCTGCAACCCCAATTCCAGGTAATGAAAAATTTGTTTCAAGGGTAATAAATCAGTTGTTTAAAAAAGGTGCTGATGTAATATATGAGGCTTTGGCCGATGTGCATGTTTCAGGGCATGCGTGTCAAGAAGAGCTAAAACTTATGCATACATTAGTAAAACCAAAGTTCTTTATTCCAGTCCATGGAGAATATAGACACTTAAAGCAGCACGCTGAACTAGCTACAAAGCTTGGTCTTGCTTCTGAAAATATTGCTATCGTAGATATTGGCGATGTTATAGAATTAACAAGAAATTCAATTAAGAAAAATGGCACGGTAATGGCAGGTCAGGTTTTTGTTGATGGTTTAGGTGTTGGAGATGTTGGAAACATAGTGCTTAGAGATAGAAAACACTTATCGCAGGATGGAATATTAACTGTGGTAGTTACTATAGAAAAAGAGTCTGGAAGTGTTATAGCTGGTCCGGATATAATCTCTAGAGGATTTGTTTATGTAAGAGAATCTGAGAACCTTATGGAAGAGGCTAGACTACTGGTTAGAGATACACTCAGAGAATGTGAAGAAAAACATATAACTGAATGGGCACCTATGAAATCTAATATTAAAGAAACCTTAAGGGTTTTTCTTTATGAAAAAACAAAGAGAAAGCCTATGATTTTACCTATCATAATGGAAATTTAA
- a CDS encoding Fur family transcriptional regulator: MSKLTPSEIEKLKQNLKEKGYKLTPQRRAIVDIIIQNAGSHLTTEELYDLVKEDCPEIGLATVYRTVQLLEELGVVSKLDLNDGCYRYELVREDENHQHHHLICSQCGKVIEVQGDLLEVLEHEIEGKYDFKIENHSVKFYGTCSECK, translated from the coding sequence ATGTCAAAACTAACTCCAAGTGAAATAGAAAAATTAAAGCAGAATTTAAAGGAAAAAGGTTACAAACTTACTCCACAAAGGAGAGCAATAGTTGATATTATAATCCAAAATGCTGGGAGCCATCTAACTACTGAGGAATTATACGACTTAGTAAAAGAAGATTGTCCTGAAATAGGTTTAGCAACTGTGTATAGAACTGTTCAACTTTTAGAAGAGCTTGGAGTTGTAAGTAAATTAGACCTAAATGATGGCTGTTACAGATATGAACTTGTTCGTGAAGATGAAAATCATCAACATCATCATTTAATATGCAGTCAGTGTGGAAAGGTCATAGAAGTTCAAGGAGATTTATTAGAAGTACTTGAGCATGAAATTGAAGGCAAGTATGATTTTAAAATTGAAAATCACAGTGTTAAGTTTTATGGTACTTGCAGTGAATGTAAATAA
- a CDS encoding DUF1292 domain-containing protein: protein MENDVTSIFLTDENGEEIEFDVVTKLDIEDKEYVIVVPSDGEEDEAVALRIDQDENGEDILVSIEDEDEFAMVAEAYELIFSEEDLS from the coding sequence ATGGAAAATGATGTTACATCAATATTTCTTACTGATGAGAATGGTGAAGAAATAGAATTTGATGTTGTTACTAAACTTGATATCGAAGACAAGGAATATGTTATTGTAGTGCCTTCAGATGGTGAAGAAGACGAGGCTGTAGCTCTTAGAATCGATCAGGATGAGAATGGTGAAGATATTTTAGTAAGTATAGAAGATGAAGATGAATTTGCCATGGTAGCTGAGGCCTACGAATTAATTTTTTCTGAAGAAGATTTAAGTTAA
- the ruvX gene encoding Holliday junction resolvase RuvX, with translation MRVLGLDVGEKTIGVAVSDPLGFTAQGIKTINRKGKKNDIEELRQICNEYTVDTIVIGLPKNMNGTIGPTGEKIINFSEFVKENIDIPIKLWDERLTTVAAHKAMLEADLSRAKRKKIVDKVAATYILQGYLDSLSK, from the coding sequence ATGAGGGTATTAGGATTAGATGTAGGTGAAAAAACAATAGGTGTGGCTGTTAGTGATCCATTAGGATTTACTGCGCAGGGAATTAAGACCATTAATAGAAAAGGGAAAAAAAACGATATAGAAGAGCTTAGGCAAATATGCAATGAGTATACAGTTGATACTATTGTTATTGGGCTCCCGAAAAATATGAACGGTACGATAGGTCCAACCGGAGAAAAAATTATAAACTTTAGCGAGTTTGTAAAGGAAAACATAGATATACCTATTAAATTATGGGATGAAAGACTTACAACTGTTGCAGCTCATAAGGCAATGCTTGAGGCAGATCTTTCACGAGCCAAAAGAAAGAAGATAGTCGACAAGGTAGCTGCTACATACATACTTCAGGGTTATCTGGATAGCTTATCCAAATAA
- a CDS encoding IreB family regulatory phosphoprotein, which translates to MGYNNDNTIQFDFSKDKKDLTKEILNEVYNALIKKGYNPVNQLVGYLISGDPTYITNYNGARALVRKLERDEILEEVLKSYLGIK; encoded by the coding sequence ATGGGATACAACAATGACAATACCATTCAGTTTGATTTTTCCAAAGATAAGAAGGATTTAACCAAAGAGATTTTAAACGAGGTATACAATGCTCTCATTAAGAAGGGTTATAATCCTGTAAATCAGCTTGTGGGCTATTTAATTTCCGGTGATCCTACTTATATTACTAACTATAATGGAGCAAGGGCCTTGGTTAGAAAGTTGGAAAGAGATGAAATTCTTGAAGAAGTGTTAAAGTCTTATCTAGGAATAAAATAA
- the alaS gene encoding alanine--tRNA ligase, with the protein MRKMGLNEIREEYLKFFESKDHLRLPSFSLVPQSDKSLLLINAGMAPLKPYFTGLQVPPSKKITTCQKCIRTGDIDNVGKTSRHGTFFEMLGNFSFGDYFKNEIIPWAWEFVTEVLGVPKDKLYATIYLEDDEAYEIWANKTDIDPSRIFRLGKDDNFWEIGQGPCGPCSEIHFDRGNGKINTVEEFLKSAEEDRVVEFWNLVFTQFDKDEEGVYHRLPNPNIDTGMGLERIATIMQGVNNIFEVDTIKSILDEVCKLANVKYGDINKNDVSIRIITDHIRSMTFMISDGVLPSNEGRGYVLRRILRRAARHGRLLGISSTFLHELCDVAIENSKDAYPELKEKRDFIKKVIKLEEERFEETIDSGIQILKDFIEELQNKGINTLAGDKAFKLYDTYGFPLELTLEILEEKSMSVDIDSFNREMQSQRERARAAREESNYMGSEDSILNRIPSELNTAFVGYDSLVCESKVSLLIKDEEFVSLLKEGDKGIIITEETPFYAEMGGQVGDKGLIASNTFKAEVLDCKKNILGKTLHFVNIIEGSVELNSNVTLKVDEARRNSIRKNHTATHMLHEALKLVLGEHVNQAGSYVDDSRLRFDFTHFSAVSEEELKKIEHIVNENIMKVYSVDTNIMSIDEAKQSGAVALFDEKYKDEVRVVAVGDFSKELCGGTHVKNSGEIGLFRIVSEAGVAAGVRRIEAVSGLNALNYIEEKNELLKEAAVSLRCLERDVINKILSQAAELKEKEKEILELKRKIAGSVEEKLLNNVKEVKGVKLVAAALKDIDGDSLRDLADKIRDNIKDGVVVLGSAYSGKVQLVAMASKTAVNKGVHCGKIVKEVAAVTGGGGGGRPDMAQAGGKLPEKLEEALNIVEQILDTLVK; encoded by the coding sequence ATGAGAAAAATGGGTTTAAATGAAATTAGAGAAGAATATTTAAAGTTTTTTGAGAGCAAAGACCACTTAAGACTACCAAGCTTTTCTTTGGTGCCACAAAGCGATAAAAGTCTGCTTTTAATAAATGCAGGTATGGCTCCCTTAAAGCCTTATTTTACTGGTCTTCAAGTGCCTCCAAGCAAAAAGATAACAACCTGTCAAAAATGTATCAGGACAGGTGATATTGATAATGTAGGGAAGACTTCAAGACATGGTACATTTTTTGAAATGCTTGGAAATTTCTCTTTTGGTGACTATTTTAAAAATGAAATTATTCCATGGGCTTGGGAGTTCGTAACTGAGGTGTTAGGAGTTCCCAAGGATAAACTTTATGCTACAATATATCTCGAAGATGATGAAGCTTATGAAATCTGGGCTAATAAGACAGATATAGATCCTTCTAGAATATTCAGACTTGGCAAGGATGATAATTTCTGGGAAATTGGTCAGGGACCTTGCGGGCCTTGCTCAGAAATACACTTTGATAGAGGAAATGGAAAAATAAACACAGTTGAAGAATTTTTAAAGTCAGCCGAGGAAGATAGAGTTGTAGAGTTTTGGAACTTAGTTTTTACTCAGTTTGACAAAGATGAAGAAGGTGTTTATCATAGGCTTCCTAATCCTAATATAGATACTGGTATGGGGCTTGAGAGAATTGCAACCATAATGCAGGGTGTTAATAATATATTCGAGGTTGATACTATAAAGAGCATATTGGATGAGGTATGCAAACTTGCTAATGTAAAGTATGGAGATATTAATAAAAACGACGTCTCCATAAGGATAATTACAGATCATATAAGAAGCATGACTTTCATGATAAGTGATGGAGTGCTGCCATCTAACGAAGGAAGAGGCTATGTATTAAGAAGAATACTAAGAAGAGCAGCTAGGCATGGAAGACTTTTAGGTATAAGCAGTACATTCTTGCATGAACTTTGTGATGTTGCTATAGAAAACTCTAAAGATGCTTATCCTGAACTTAAAGAAAAAAGAGACTTTATTAAAAAAGTCATTAAGCTTGAAGAAGAGAGATTTGAGGAGACAATAGACAGCGGGATCCAAATACTAAAAGATTTTATCGAAGAACTACAAAACAAAGGAATTAACACTTTAGCCGGGGATAAAGCCTTCAAACTATACGACACCTATGGATTTCCGTTAGAACTGACTCTTGAAATACTAGAAGAAAAGAGCATGTCTGTAGATATTGATAGTTTTAATAGAGAGATGCAAAGCCAGAGGGAAAGAGCCAGAGCTGCAAGGGAAGAGTCTAACTACATGGGAAGTGAAGATAGTATTTTAAATAGAATTCCTTCAGAATTAAATACCGCTTTTGTTGGCTATGATTCATTGGTATGTGAATCTAAGGTAAGTCTTTTAATCAAGGACGAAGAATTTGTATCACTTTTAAAAGAAGGAGATAAAGGAATAATAATTACAGAGGAAACTCCTTTCTATGCTGAGATGGGTGGTCAAGTTGGAGATAAAGGTTTAATTGCTTCAAATACCTTTAAAGCAGAGGTTTTAGACTGCAAGAAAAATATATTAGGAAAAACACTTCACTTTGTCAATATAATAGAAGGTAGTGTGGAATTAAATAGTAATGTAACTCTTAAAGTTGATGAAGCAAGAAGAAACAGTATTAGAAAAAACCATACAGCTACCCATATGCTTCATGAAGCTCTTAAGCTTGTTCTAGGTGAGCATGTAAATCAAGCAGGCTCTTATGTAGATGACTCTAGATTAAGGTTTGACTTCACTCATTTTTCTGCTGTATCTGAAGAAGAACTTAAGAAAATAGAGCATATAGTAAATGAGAATATAATGAAGGTTTATAGTGTTGATACAAATATAATGTCTATTGACGAAGCAAAACAAAGCGGTGCTGTAGCATTGTTTGATGAAAAATATAAGGATGAGGTTAGAGTTGTAGCAGTAGGTGACTTCAGTAAGGAACTTTGCGGAGGAACTCACGTAAAAAATTCTGGTGAAATTGGGTTATTTAGAATCGTATCTGAAGCTGGAGTTGCAGCAGGTGTAAGAAGAATTGAAGCTGTTAGTGGTCTAAATGCATTAAACTATATTGAAGAAAAAAATGAACTGCTTAAAGAAGCTGCAGTTTCCTTAAGATGTTTAGAGAGAGACGTAATAAATAAAATACTATCACAAGCTGCAGAGTTGAAAGAAAAAGAGAAAGAAATACTGGAATTAAAAAGGAAAATCGCTGGATCTGTTGAAGAAAAATTGTTAAACAATGTAAAAGAAGTCAAAGGAGTTAAATTAGTTGCAGCAGCGCTTAAGGATATAGATGGAGATTCCTTAAGGGATCTTGCAGATAAAATTAGGGATAATATAAAAGACGGAGTTGTAGTTTTAGGAAGTGCTTATAGTGGCAAAGTGCAGCTAGTTGCAATGGCATCTAAAACTGCTGTAAACAAGGGTGTTCATTGTGGCAAGATAGTTAAAGAGGTAGCAGCTGTAACAGGTGGAGGCGGAGGCGGAAGACCTGATATGGCACAAGCAGGTGGAAAGCTTCCTGAAAAATTAGAAGAAGCCTTAAATATAGTTGAGCAGATTTTGGATACTTTAGTTAAATAG
- a CDS encoding AI-2E family transporter, translating to MKRLYNYLIIILISILVIYLSIKSPVVKELYYLLCISFVIAYSLRPLLLVLVHKGFNKRFAVILILTIFVAIAVGAVVVVIPSLFKESLNINNTLLKIQLFVENLYERIKPISSNKTVYVILDSIYTKSNSMLIDMFNKVFNYILSLGENMLSLAVVPLVVYYFLADSDVIFNRILVIFPSKSRNMIKKIIGDIDKILGRYIISQFVLCAIIGVLTFVVLIVLHVDFPIILSVLNALFNIIPYFGPLFGGLPAVMVALLYSGKTALWTAAWLYLIQQIEGNIISPKITGDSVSMHPLVVIILLIVGGKLGGFLGMVLAVPIGVVIKIIYEDLNYYLF from the coding sequence ATGAAAAGACTATATAATTATTTAATAATTATTTTAATATCTATACTTGTTATATATTTGTCAATTAAAAGTCCGGTGGTAAAAGAACTTTATTATTTATTATGCATATCCTTTGTAATAGCGTATTCCTTAAGACCTTTATTACTTGTGCTTGTACATAAGGGCTTTAATAAAAGATTTGCGGTTATTCTTATTTTAACAATCTTTGTTGCAATAGCTGTAGGCGCTGTTGTAGTTGTAATTCCATCATTGTTTAAAGAAAGTCTGAATATAAACAATACTTTGCTAAAGATTCAGCTTTTTGTTGAAAACTTATATGAAAGAATAAAACCAATAAGCAGCAATAAAACTGTTTATGTAATTCTTGATTCTATATATACGAAAAGTAACAGCATGCTGATAGATATGTTCAATAAAGTATTTAATTACATATTAAGTTTAGGCGAAAATATGTTGTCACTTGCTGTTGTGCCACTCGTAGTTTATTATTTCCTAGCTGACAGTGATGTTATTTTTAATAGAATTCTTGTTATATTCCCGTCTAAATCACGAAATATGATCAAAAAAATAATTGGCGATATAGATAAGATACTAGGAAGATACATAATAAGTCAGTTTGTTCTTTGTGCTATTATAGGTGTGCTGACTTTTGTAGTACTAATAGTTTTGCACGTTGATTTTCCAATTATATTATCAGTACTAAATGCACTTTTTAATATAATACCTTATTTTGGACCGTTATTTGGAGGTCTTCCTGCTGTTATGGTGGCATTATTATATTCAGGCAAGACTGCTCTTTGGACTGCGGCTTGGCTGTATTTAATTCAACAGATTGAAGGCAATATAATATCTCCTAAGATAACAGGCGATAGCGTAAGCATGCATCCACTAGTTGTTATAATATTATTAATTGTTGGTGGAAAGCTTGGAGGCTTTTTAGGAATGGTATTGGCAGTGCCTATTGGTGTTGTAATAAAGATAATATATGAAGACTTAAATTATTATCTTTTCTAA
- a CDS encoding PRC-barrel domain-containing protein — MFKTKDFMLMDVVDIRGKKIGFINDIIIDFKKGDVKGFVVSSYSFFQKTLCVLKEDIVSFNKSMIVSRVLKDKLFTFSKIKGMDIINCSGNILGMAEDILFHEFTFKIQGLVVSTGFIKNLLVGKKILLVNSFIIGEQSILYYSAKSKVEFISVPHKLFAEENQNEKTI; from the coding sequence ATGTTTAAGACTAAAGATTTTATGCTTATGGATGTAGTTGATATAAGAGGTAAGAAAATAGGATTTATCAATGATATTATAATTGATTTTAAAAAGGGAGATGTGAAAGGATTTGTTGTTTCTTCCTACAGTTTTTTTCAAAAGACTCTATGTGTACTGAAGGAAGATATAGTTTCGTTTAATAAATCTATGATAGTTAGCAGGGTTTTAAAAGATAAGTTGTTTACATTTTCCAAAATAAAAGGCATGGATATTATAAACTGTAGTGGTAATATTTTAGGAATGGCTGAGGATATATTATTTCATGAGTTTACTTTTAAGATACAAGGTCTAGTAGTGTCCACTGGATTTATTAAAAATTTATTAGTAGGTAAGAAAATATTATTAGTTAATAGCTTTATAATTGGTGAACAGAGCATTCTATATTATTCTGCGAAAAGTAAAGTGGAATTTATAAGTGTACCTCACAAATTATTTGCAGAAGAGAATCAAAATGAAAAGACTATATAA